In one Pseudomonas sp. SCA2728.1_7 genomic region, the following are encoded:
- the ycaC gene encoding isochorismate family cysteine hydrolase YcaC produces the protein MNTQYKRLDKNNAAVLLVDHQAGLLSLVRDIDPDKFKNNVLALADLAKYFKLPTILTTSFETGPNGPLVPELKALFPEAPYIARPGQINAWDNEDFVKAIKATGKKQLIIAGVVTEVCVAFPALSAIEEGFDVFVVTDASGTFNELTRESAWNRMSSAGAQLMTWFGLACELHRDWRNDIEGLGTLFSNHIPDYRNLMTSYSTLTNGK, from the coding sequence ATGAACACTCAATACAAACGTCTGGACAAGAACAACGCAGCGGTGTTGCTGGTCGACCATCAGGCCGGGCTGCTGTCGCTGGTGCGCGACATCGATCCGGACAAATTCAAGAACAACGTGCTGGCGCTGGCCGATCTGGCCAAGTACTTCAAACTGCCGACAATCCTCACCACCAGTTTTGAAACCGGCCCGAATGGCCCGCTGGTGCCGGAACTCAAGGCACTGTTTCCCGAGGCGCCATACATTGCCCGTCCGGGGCAGATCAACGCCTGGGACAACGAGGATTTCGTCAAGGCGATCAAGGCGACTGGCAAGAAGCAGTTGATCATTGCTGGTGTGGTGACCGAGGTCTGCGTGGCGTTCCCGGCGCTGTCGGCGATAGAGGAAGGTTTTGATGTGTTCGTGGTCACCGATGCCTCGGGCACGTTCAACGAACTGACCCGCGAATCGGCGTGGAATCGCATGTCCTCGGCCGGCGCGCAATTGATGACTTGGTTCGGGCTGGCCTGCGAACTGCATCGCGACTGGCGCAACGACATTGAAGGGCTGGGCACGCTGTTCTCCAACCATATCCCCGACTACCGCAACCTGATGACCAGCTACAGCACCCTGACTAACGGTAAATAA
- a CDS encoding pirin family protein, whose protein sequence is MKNIIGIYTSPRGHWVGDGFPVRTLFSYDNLGKHISPFLLLDHAGPADFTPTSERRGVGQHPHRGFETVTIVYEGEVQHRDSIGSGGVIGPGDVQWMTAASGILHEEFHSENFAKTGGKLEMVQLWVNLPAKDKMAAPGYQTILDSDIPSIALKDNAGSLRLIAGEFEGHKGPSRTFTPIDVWDLRLNAGKLLTLDLHEGRNTALVVLKGSVQVNAVEAVREGQLALFERDGQQLTLEASQDAVVLLLSGEPIDEPIVGHGPFVMNTEQEIHQAFADFQSGRFGQMHA, encoded by the coding sequence ATGAAAAACATCATCGGTATCTACACCAGCCCGCGCGGCCATTGGGTCGGCGATGGTTTCCCGGTTCGCACGCTGTTTTCCTACGACAACCTGGGCAAACACATCAGCCCGTTTCTGCTGCTCGATCACGCCGGCCCGGCCGATTTCACCCCGACCAGCGAACGGCGTGGCGTTGGTCAGCATCCGCACCGTGGTTTCGAAACCGTGACTATCGTGTATGAAGGCGAAGTGCAGCACCGCGACTCGATCGGCAGCGGCGGCGTGATCGGCCCGGGCGATGTGCAATGGATGACGGCCGCTTCCGGGATCCTCCACGAGGAATTCCATTCGGAAAACTTCGCCAAAACCGGCGGCAAACTGGAAATGGTCCAGTTGTGGGTCAATCTGCCGGCCAAGGACAAAATGGCCGCGCCGGGCTACCAGACCATTCTCGACAGCGACATCCCGAGCATCGCGCTCAAGGACAACGCCGGCAGCCTGCGCCTGATCGCCGGTGAGTTCGAGGGCCACAAAGGCCCGTCGCGCACCTTCACACCGATCGATGTGTGGGATCTGCGTCTGAACGCCGGCAAGTTGCTGACGCTCGATCTGCATGAAGGCCGCAATACCGCGCTGGTGGTGCTGAAAGGCTCGGTTCAGGTCAACGCTGTGGAAGCGGTGCGTGAAGGGCAATTGGCGCTGTTCGAACGTGACGGCCAGCAACTGACCCTCGAAGCCAGCCAGGACGCCGTGGTGTTGCTGCTCAGCGGCGAGCCGATCGACGAACCGATCGTCGGCCATGGCCCGTTCGTGATGAACACCGAGCAGGAAATCCACCAGGCGTTCGCCGACTTCCAGTCCGGCCGCTTCGGCCAGATGCACGCTTAA
- a CDS encoding LysR substrate-binding domain-containing protein — MVEDLNTLYYFTQVVEHHGFAAAGRALDMPKSKLSRRISELEERLGVRLLHRTSRHCSLTEIGQAYYQRCLAMRVEAESAAELIERNRSEPQGLVRLSCPTALLNSWVGPMLTRYMLKYPLVELFIESTNRRVDLLHEGFDIALRVRFPPLENTDMVMKVLGNSMQSVVGSPQFVERLSSPPSPADLNGLPSLHWGAAQREYQWELLGPNDNTALIRHTPRMVTDDLIALRQAVIAGVGVAHLPSVVVREDIAAGRVVELIPGWAPKCGVVHAIFPSRRGLLPSVRTLIDFLGEEFAHSDIA; from the coding sequence ATGGTGGAAGACCTCAACACCCTCTACTACTTCACCCAAGTGGTCGAACATCATGGTTTCGCCGCCGCAGGCCGCGCACTGGACATGCCCAAATCAAAACTCAGCCGGCGGATTTCCGAACTGGAAGAACGCCTCGGCGTGCGCCTGCTGCATCGCACCAGCCGCCATTGCTCGTTGACGGAAATCGGCCAGGCCTATTACCAGCGCTGCCTGGCCATGCGCGTCGAAGCCGAAAGCGCCGCCGAACTGATCGAGCGCAACCGCTCGGAACCGCAAGGGCTGGTGCGCCTGAGTTGCCCGACGGCGCTGCTCAACTCCTGGGTCGGGCCGATGCTCACGCGCTACATGCTCAAGTACCCGTTGGTGGAGTTGTTTATCGAGAGCACCAACCGCCGTGTCGATCTGCTGCACGAAGGTTTCGACATCGCCCTGCGAGTGCGCTTTCCGCCACTGGAAAACACCGACATGGTCATGAAAGTGCTCGGCAACAGCATGCAATCGGTGGTCGGCAGCCCACAGTTTGTCGAACGTCTGTCGTCACCGCCCTCGCCTGCTGACCTCAATGGCCTGCCGAGCCTGCATTGGGGCGCGGCGCAGCGTGAATATCAGTGGGAACTGCTTGGGCCGAATGACAACACGGCGCTGATTCGGCATACGCCGCGGATGGTCACCGATGACTTGATTGCCTTGCGTCAGGCGGTGATTGCCGGCGTTGGCGTGGCGCATCTGCCAAGCGTAGTCGTGCGAGAGGACATTGCCGCCGGACGAGTCGTGGAGTTGATTCCGGGGTGGGCACCGAAATGCGGGGTGGTGCACGCGATCTTTCCGTCGCGGCGCGGGTTGTTGCCGTCGGTGCGGACGTTGATTGATTTTCTCGGGGAGGAGTTTGCCCACAGCGACATTGCCTGA
- the dkgB gene encoding 2,5-didehydrogluconate reductase DkgB produces the protein MSVPAFGLGTFRLQGQVVIDSVSTALELGYRVIDTAQIYENEADVGQAIAASGIPREELFLTSKIWVANFAKDRLIDSLKDSLQKLQTDYLDLTLIHWPSPDNQVPVEEFMGALLEAKRLGLTRQIGVSNFTIDLMKQAIAAVGVDNITTNQIELHPYLQNRKVVEFAQSQGIHITSYMTLAYGEVLKDPLIQQIAERLQATPAQVTLAWAMQSGYAVIPSSTKRANLQSNLAATALTLSENDMTLIATLDRGHRLTSPKGIAPDWD, from the coding sequence ATGTCTGTTCCCGCTTTCGGCCTTGGCACGTTTCGCCTGCAAGGCCAGGTCGTCATTGACTCAGTGAGCACCGCCCTTGAACTCGGCTACCGGGTCATCGACACCGCGCAAATCTACGAAAACGAAGCCGATGTCGGCCAGGCCATCGCCGCCAGTGGCATCCCGCGCGAAGAGCTGTTCCTCACCAGCAAGATCTGGGTCGCCAACTTCGCCAAGGATCGCTTGATCGACAGCCTCAAGGACAGCCTGCAGAAATTGCAGACCGACTACCTCGACCTGACCTTGATTCACTGGCCGTCGCCGGATAACCAGGTCCCGGTGGAAGAATTCATGGGCGCCCTGCTGGAAGCCAAACGCCTGGGCCTGACCCGGCAGATCGGTGTGTCCAACTTCACCATCGATTTGATGAAGCAGGCGATTGCTGCGGTCGGTGTCGACAACATCACGACCAACCAGATCGAACTGCACCCGTACCTGCAAAACCGTAAAGTCGTCGAGTTTGCACAGAGCCAAGGCATTCACATCACTTCGTACATGACCCTCGCTTACGGTGAAGTGCTGAAAGATCCGCTGATCCAGCAAATCGCCGAGCGCCTGCAGGCCACCCCGGCGCAAGTCACCCTCGCCTGGGCGATGCAGTCGGGCTACGCGGTGATTCCGTCGTCGACCAAACGCGCCAACCTGCAAAGCAACCTTGCCGCCACCGCGCTGACGTTGAGCGAAAACGACATGACGCTGATTGCCACGCTTGATCGCGGCCATCGCCTGACAAGCCCGAAAGGCATCGCACCAGACTGGGACTGA
- a CDS encoding transporter substrate-binding domain-containing protein → MRPGRWIMCLGLSLMATCWASDTPQVLQLLSRTGLENVQLRLDEQDRQWLRQHPVLRMGISGPDYPPFEITRNQQELEGLTADYADLLAQLLGVRIEVQRFANRDAVMTALKRGDLDLLGTSNSFEAADPAFILSRAYAEDQPMLVTRLGEQLPSDLAGKRLAMVEDYLPLASVQAFYPLANVQLYPSAMDALGAVAFGAKDGYLGDLTSGNYLINTNYRNDLQLAGPAGLDALSFSFALLRSDARLKRIVDKALAAIPMERRQRIEQRWSVGQAEMAEQSRVQLSANEQEWLDQHPVVRVGAIEDFAPLTFFDADGRFSGLTAQLLSLISQRSGLNFEIVRGTSLDRQIEQLKAGELDVLPVVTPSSERETELQFTRAYLNNPFVLVSAITAQGPLNLDDLAGKRLAIYRGHPLRSYLLGRVPQIRLVDVKSPAEGMALIAKGQVDATVSSLLVARFLIARHYRERLRITGTIGDQPARIALATAPQMLALHSILNKALLSIAPQQMDELVERWSHDVVVEGSYWLQHRREILLGFAGAAVLLALALGWIVFQRQQIRRRQQWLQQLQEAKDAADDANRAKTTFLATMSHEIRTPMNALIGMLELALKRAEEGVTDRLAIQVASNAGQQLLALIGDILDIARIEAGHLSLAPERANLRELVVSVCRVFEGLARQKRLLWHIELDARSNVDVLIDPTRFKQVLSNLLSNAIKFTEEGEVSLRLVVTTMAAEHLAVKVVIEDSGVGISQDDRRRLFSPFVQASHDSKTARSGSGLGLVISRSLCEMMGGTLRLDSTPGAGTQVEVSLELPLLEALAQAPEPSDTALTATCSLNVLVVDDHPVNRLLLCWQLSELGHRTVDTENGDEGLERWRAQAFDVVITDCNMPRRNGYQLARAIRDEESLAGRQPCLILGFTANAQVEERMRCLHAGMDECLFKPIRLHDLAQALAAASHCDIAVDPGETPVLAEIDLSTLEQMAGDDRGLIEQLRKEVLNSLQLDLQRLADLQPEQDRAGLRELTHHIKGGAQMVGAAQVVAACVDLELASQQAQAATLGIAVETLRKAMTGLAQRLQA, encoded by the coding sequence ATGAGGCCGGGCCGCTGGATTATGTGTTTGGGCTTGAGCCTGATGGCCACCTGCTGGGCCAGTGACACGCCGCAGGTGCTGCAATTGCTGAGCCGCACCGGACTGGAAAACGTCCAGCTGCGCCTCGACGAACAGGATCGCCAATGGCTGCGTCAGCACCCGGTGCTGCGCATGGGGATTTCCGGGCCGGATTACCCGCCGTTCGAAATTACCCGCAATCAACAGGAACTCGAGGGGCTGACTGCCGATTACGCAGATCTGCTGGCGCAATTGCTCGGCGTGCGCATCGAAGTCCAGCGTTTTGCCAACCGTGACGCGGTGATGACGGCACTTAAACGCGGCGATCTCGATCTGCTGGGCACGTCCAACAGTTTTGAAGCCGCCGACCCCGCCTTCATCCTGTCCCGTGCCTACGCTGAAGATCAGCCGATGCTGGTGACCCGGCTCGGAGAACAATTGCCGAGCGATCTGGCCGGCAAGCGTCTGGCCATGGTCGAGGACTATCTGCCGCTGGCGAGCGTGCAAGCGTTTTATCCCTTGGCAAACGTGCAGCTTTACCCTTCGGCGATGGATGCGCTGGGTGCGGTGGCCTTTGGCGCGAAAGACGGTTATCTGGGCGACTTAACCAGTGGCAACTACCTGATCAACACCAATTATCGCAACGACCTGCAACTGGCCGGTCCTGCGGGGCTGGATGCCCTTTCGTTCAGCTTTGCCCTGTTGCGCAGCGATGCGCGCCTCAAACGCATCGTTGACAAGGCACTGGCGGCCATTCCCATGGAGCGTCGCCAGCGCATCGAGCAACGCTGGAGCGTAGGCCAGGCCGAGATGGCTGAGCAGAGCCGGGTGCAACTCAGTGCCAATGAACAGGAGTGGCTGGACCAGCATCCCGTGGTCCGGGTCGGCGCCATCGAAGATTTCGCACCGCTGACGTTTTTCGATGCCGATGGCCGTTTCAGTGGGCTGACGGCGCAACTGCTGAGTTTGATCAGCCAGCGCAGCGGGTTGAACTTCGAGATTGTGCGCGGAACGTCGCTGGATCGTCAGATCGAACAGCTCAAGGCCGGTGAACTGGATGTGTTGCCGGTGGTGACGCCGAGCAGCGAGCGCGAAACCGAACTGCAATTTACCCGCGCCTATCTGAACAATCCGTTTGTGCTGGTCAGTGCAATTACTGCGCAAGGGCCGCTCAATCTTGATGATCTGGCAGGCAAGCGGCTGGCCATTTATCGCGGTCATCCGTTGCGCAGTTATCTCTTGGGGCGCGTGCCGCAGATCCGTCTGGTCGACGTCAAAAGCCCCGCTGAAGGCATGGCATTGATTGCCAAAGGCCAGGTCGACGCCACGGTGAGTTCGTTGCTGGTGGCACGCTTTCTGATCGCACGTCACTACCGCGAGCGCCTGCGCATTACGGGGACCATCGGCGATCAACCGGCGCGCATTGCGTTGGCGACGGCCCCGCAGATGCTGGCACTGCATTCGATCCTGAACAAGGCGCTGTTGAGCATCGCCCCGCAACAGATGGACGAACTGGTGGAGCGCTGGAGCCACGATGTGGTGGTGGAAGGCAGTTATTGGTTACAGCATCGTCGCGAGATTCTCCTAGGCTTCGCCGGCGCGGCGGTGTTGTTGGCGCTGGCGCTGGGCTGGATCGTTTTTCAGCGGCAACAGATTCGCCGGCGACAGCAGTGGCTGCAGCAATTGCAGGAGGCCAAGGACGCCGCTGACGACGCCAATCGGGCCAAAACCACGTTTCTGGCGACCATGAGCCATGAAATCCGTACACCGATGAATGCCTTGATCGGCATGCTCGAACTGGCCTTGAAGCGCGCCGAGGAAGGCGTGACCGATCGATTGGCGATTCAGGTGGCGTCCAATGCCGGGCAACAATTGCTGGCGCTGATCGGCGATATTCTCGACATCGCGCGGATCGAGGCCGGGCATTTGTCCCTCGCCCCCGAACGCGCCAACCTGCGCGAGCTGGTGGTGTCGGTGTGCCGGGTGTTTGAAGGGCTGGCGCGGCAGAAGCGTTTGCTGTGGCACATCGAACTCGATGCTCGCAGCAATGTGGACGTGCTGATCGATCCGACGCGCTTCAAGCAAGTGCTGTCGAATCTGCTGAGCAATGCGATCAAGTTCACCGAGGAGGGCGAGGTCAGCCTGCGACTGGTGGTGACCACAATGGCCGCCGAGCACCTGGCGGTGAAAGTCGTCATTGAAGACAGCGGTGTGGGGATCAGCCAAGACGATCGGCGACGGCTGTTCAGCCCGTTCGTACAGGCGAGCCATGATTCGAAAACCGCACGCAGCGGCTCCGGACTGGGTCTGGTGATCAGTCGCAGTCTCTGCGAAATGATGGGCGGCACGCTGCGACTCGACAGTACACCGGGCGCAGGAACACAGGTCGAAGTCAGTCTCGAACTGCCGCTGTTGGAAGCCCTCGCACAGGCCCCGGAGCCCTCAGACACTGCGCTCACCGCGACGTGTTCACTGAATGTTCTGGTGGTGGACGATCATCCGGTGAACCGCTTGCTGTTGTGCTGGCAGTTGAGTGAACTCGGCCATCGTACGGTCGACACCGAGAACGGCGATGAAGGGCTGGAGCGCTGGCGGGCGCAAGCGTTTGATGTGGTAATCACCGATTGCAACATGCCGCGGCGCAACGGTTATCAACTGGCGCGGGCGATCCGTGATGAAGAGTCGCTTGCCGGCCGCCAACCCTGTCTGATTCTTGGTTTTACCGCCAACGCGCAGGTCGAGGAGCGGATGCGTTGCCTGCATGCCGGCATGGACGAATGTCTGTTCAAACCGATCCGCTTGCATGACCTGGCGCAGGCATTGGCGGCGGCCAGTCATTGCGACATCGCGGTTGACCCCGGCGAAACGCCGGTGCTGGCGGAAATCGACCTGAGCACCCTGGAGCAAATGGCCGGGGATGATCGTGGCTTGATCGAACAATTGCGCAAGGAAGTGTTGAACAGTTTGCAACTCGATCTGCAACGTCTTGCTGATTTGCAACCTGAGCAGGATCGCGCAGGGCTGCGTGAACTGACTCATCACATCAAGGGCGGGGCGCAGATGGTGGGCGCGGCGCAAGTAGTGGCGGCGTGTGTTGATCTGGAGCTGGCGAGTCAACAGGCGCAAGCGGCCACGCTGGGCATCGCAGTCGAGACGTTGCGCAAGGCCATGACCGGTCTCGCGCAACGTCTGCAGGCCTGA
- a CDS encoding response regulator transcription factor has protein sequence MKSALIVDDHPVVRAAIRIVLQAAGFKQIYEASQGNEVVSLIREHQPRLVILDLNLPGSNGLQVLARIKANDFACRVLVFSTHEPMFYQDRCVRAGAMAYVTKTNQLEQLRNAIRAVMSGHTYFSSLPDSFSTLNAVQTTEKQMIDQLSDRELSIFQQLGQGKSNKAIAEDMHLSHKTVSTYKTRLMKKLGVSSAVHLRDFAKRNHVI, from the coding sequence ATGAAGTCAGCGCTGATCGTCGACGATCATCCGGTGGTGCGCGCCGCCATCCGGATCGTGTTGCAAGCCGCAGGATTCAAGCAGATCTACGAGGCGTCCCAAGGCAACGAGGTGGTGTCGCTCATTCGGGAACACCAGCCTCGATTGGTGATACTCGATCTGAATTTGCCGGGAAGCAACGGGCTGCAGGTTCTTGCCAGGATCAAGGCCAATGATTTTGCTTGCCGAGTGCTGGTGTTCAGTACACACGAACCCATGTTCTATCAGGATCGCTGCGTACGGGCCGGAGCCATGGCCTACGTGACCAAAACCAATCAACTGGAGCAACTGCGCAACGCCATTCGAGCTGTGATGTCGGGCCACACCTATTTTTCCTCACTCCCGGACAGTTTCAGTACGCTGAATGCCGTGCAAACCACGGAAAAACAGATGATCGATCAGCTTTCCGACCGTGAGTTGAGCATTTTTCAGCAATTGGGACAGGGCAAGTCCAACAAGGCGATTGCCGAGGACATGCACCTGAGCCACAAGACCGTGAGTACCTACAAGACCCGTCTGATGAAAAAACTCGGGGTCAGTTCAGCAGTGCACTTGCGCGATTTCGCCAAGCGCAATCATGTGATCTGA
- a CDS encoding chemotaxis protein CheY, whose amino-acid sequence MINKALRILIADTQHFHRMKIERLFNSLDYYRVAPAQSLTELLTLVDFGCEPFDAVVINAELAKGSLDLLGFFLDNPQVRQVLIYNEATAPLQQASGFARENVQVSHLALPSKQSISQLMALVDTPARRQVLSASQPYSSVKIVAHA is encoded by the coding sequence ATGATCAATAAAGCCCTGCGCATCCTGATCGCCGACACGCAGCATTTCCACCGGATGAAAATCGAGCGTCTGTTCAACAGCCTCGATTATTACCGTGTGGCTCCGGCACAGAGCCTGACCGAACTGCTGACGCTGGTGGACTTCGGGTGCGAGCCGTTCGATGCGGTGGTCATCAATGCCGAACTCGCCAAGGGCTCGCTGGATCTGCTGGGTTTTTTCCTGGATAACCCGCAGGTTCGTCAGGTGCTGATCTACAACGAAGCCACGGCGCCGTTACAACAGGCCTCGGGTTTCGCCCGGGAAAATGTGCAAGTCAGCCATTTGGCACTGCCCTCAAAACAGTCGATCAGTCAGCTGATGGCGTTGGTCGATACACCTGCGAGGCGGCAAGTGTTGTCAGCCAGCCAGCCGTACTCGTCGGTGAAAATCGTTGCTCATGCATAA
- a CDS encoding MgtC/SapB family protein: protein MQAINNLNLDSLLDTLVSLSAAFILGGLIGFERQYRQRTAGLRTNVLVAVGAAIFVDMANRLAGAEGAVRVVAYVVSGIGFLGAGVIMREEGNVRGLNTAATLWTSAAVGACAGADLLAEAVLGTLFILAANTLLRPIVNNINRQPLDVVSAEVTNIVYVIARRSQQTAVFALLEAELERSNYPASDVDVHAFGADEIEIEATLATTSVDGDELDALVARISTSALVVQAFWSPSTTE, encoded by the coding sequence ATGCAAGCCATCAACAACCTCAACCTCGATTCGCTGCTCGACACCCTCGTCAGCCTCAGCGCTGCATTCATTCTCGGCGGTCTGATCGGCTTCGAGCGCCAGTACCGGCAACGCACCGCCGGCCTGCGCACCAATGTGCTGGTCGCCGTCGGCGCAGCGATTTTCGTCGACATGGCCAACCGTCTCGCGGGTGCCGAAGGCGCGGTGCGCGTGGTTGCCTACGTGGTCTCCGGCATCGGCTTTCTCGGCGCCGGGGTGATCATGCGCGAAGAGGGCAACGTGCGCGGCCTCAACACTGCCGCGACCCTGTGGACCTCCGCAGCGGTCGGCGCCTGTGCCGGGGCCGATCTGCTCGCCGAAGCCGTACTCGGCACGCTGTTCATCCTCGCCGCCAATACCTTGCTGCGGCCGATCGTCAACAACATCAACCGTCAGCCACTGGACGTGGTCTCGGCGGAAGTCACCAATATCGTCTACGTCATCGCCCGCCGCTCCCAGCAAACCGCCGTGTTCGCCTTGCTTGAAGCGGAGCTGGAGCGCAGCAACTACCCGGCCAGCGACGTCGATGTGCATGCGTTCGGCGCCGATGAAATCGAGATCGAAGCGACGCTGGCGACGACGTCGGTCGATGGTGATGAACTCGACGCTCTGGTGGCGCGGATTTCCACATCGGCGCTGGTGGTGCAGGCGTTCTGGAGTCCTAGCACTACTGAATAA